From one Enterococcus sp. DIV2402 genomic stretch:
- a CDS encoding peptidase U32 family protein: protein MTVKQALKRPEVLAPAGTLEKLKTAIRYGADAVYIGGNAYGLRSRAGNFTYEQMAEGVAFAKEHQAKVYVAANMVTHEQNQAGAGEFFRELRDVGISAVIVSDPALIEICATEAPGLPIHLSTQASATNYETLEFWKEEGLERVVLAREVSMEEVAEIRKNTDIEIEAFIHGAMCISYSGRCTLSNHMAMRDANRGGCCQSCRWKYDLYDLPFGGERHSLTENGTVAEEFSMSAVDMSMIEHIPDLIQNGVDSFKIEGRMKSIHYVSTVANVYKAAVDSYMADPENYVCKQEWIDELWKVAQRELATGFYYKTPSENEQLFGERRKIPEYKFIGEVLNYDEITQIATIRQRNLFEVGDEIEFYGPGFHHFEQVVHEMYDEEGQSIDRAPNPMMILTMPVTQPVQPGDMIRKRK from the coding sequence ATGACTGTTAAACAAGCATTAAAACGACCAGAAGTCTTAGCTCCAGCTGGGACTTTGGAAAAACTAAAGACAGCCATTCGTTATGGTGCGGATGCCGTGTATATTGGCGGCAATGCTTATGGATTACGTAGCCGCGCAGGAAACTTCACCTATGAACAGATGGCAGAAGGTGTGGCATTTGCAAAAGAACATCAGGCAAAAGTGTATGTTGCAGCAAATATGGTTACTCATGAACAAAACCAAGCGGGTGCCGGAGAATTTTTCCGTGAATTGCGTGATGTGGGAATTTCTGCAGTAATTGTTTCTGATCCAGCCTTAATTGAAATTTGTGCGACAGAAGCACCAGGCTTACCGATTCATTTATCAACCCAAGCGTCAGCAACTAACTACGAAACACTTGAATTTTGGAAAGAAGAAGGGCTAGAACGAGTAGTCTTAGCGCGCGAAGTTTCTATGGAAGAAGTGGCGGAAATTCGTAAAAATACGGATATTGAAATTGAAGCTTTTATTCATGGTGCCATGTGTATCTCCTATTCAGGTCGTTGTACGTTGTCTAATCATATGGCGATGCGTGATGCTAATCGGGGTGGTTGTTGCCAATCCTGTCGTTGGAAATATGATTTATATGACTTACCATTTGGTGGAGAACGTCATAGCTTAACAGAAAATGGGACTGTGGCAGAAGAATTTTCAATGAGTGCAGTAGATATGTCAATGATTGAACACATTCCTGATTTGATTCAAAACGGTGTTGATAGTTTTAAAATTGAAGGCCGCATGAAATCGATTCATTATGTCTCAACTGTTGCCAATGTTTATAAAGCAGCCGTGGATAGTTATATGGCAGATCCTGAAAATTATGTCTGCAAGCAAGAATGGATTGATGAGTTATGGAAAGTTGCGCAACGTGAACTTGCGACTGGCTTTTATTACAAGACACCTTCTGAAAATGAACAACTATTTGGAGAACGACGAAAAATTCCTGAGTATAAATTTATAGGTGAAGTGTTAAATTATGATGAAATAACACAAATCGCAACAATTCGTCAACGGAATCTTTTTGAAGTAGGCGATGAAATTGAATTTTATGGTCCAGGCTTCCATCATTTTGAGCAAGTTGTGCATGAAATGTATGATGAAGAGGGACAAAGTATTGATCGTGCACCTAACCCGATGATGATTTTAACGATGCCAGTGACGCAACCGGTTCAACCTGGCGATATGATACGTAAACGCAAATAA
- the speE gene encoding polyamine aminopropyltransferase has protein sequence MDLWFSEYHQDGVKLSINVDREIVSCQSDYQNIALFDSKEFGRILTLDGQLINTEKDEFFYSEMMVHVPMAVQPTIKDVLVIGGCDGGVLRELEKYESIETIDVVELDEQAIQICQEYFPKNQETFSDERITLYFQDGLKFVRGKEDAYDLVIVDTANPFGVNESLFTREFYGNCYKALREEGTLISQHANGFYEEDEEAFRHIRQRLTSVFPINKLYLSSVPSYAAGYLLFGYSAKTADPEKDVQIDVWENQGIRTRYYNTDVHRGAFCLPNYIKELL, from the coding sequence ATGGATTTATGGTTTTCAGAATATCATCAAGACGGCGTAAAATTATCGATTAATGTGGATCGTGAAATTGTCAGTTGTCAAAGTGATTATCAAAATATTGCCCTATTCGATTCAAAAGAATTTGGACGCATTCTAACCTTGGATGGGCAATTAATTAATACCGAAAAAGATGAATTTTTTTATAGTGAAATGATGGTACATGTCCCGATGGCAGTCCAACCGACCATTAAAGACGTTTTAGTCATTGGCGGTTGCGATGGCGGTGTTTTACGAGAACTGGAAAAATATGAGTCGATTGAAACAATTGATGTTGTCGAACTTGATGAACAAGCCATTCAAATTTGCCAAGAGTATTTTCCAAAAAATCAAGAGACTTTTTCGGACGAACGAATTACGTTGTATTTTCAAGATGGATTGAAGTTTGTCCGGGGCAAAGAAGATGCGTATGATTTAGTGATTGTTGATACGGCGAATCCTTTTGGGGTTAATGAAAGCTTGTTTACCCGTGAGTTTTATGGCAATTGTTATAAAGCGCTACGTGAAGAGGGAACGTTGATTAGCCAGCACGCTAATGGGTTTTATGAAGAAGATGAAGAAGCTTTTCGCCATATTCGTCAACGCTTAACGTCGGTCTTTCCAATTAATAAGCTGTATTTAAGTAGCGTGCCAAGTTATGCAGCAGGATATTTATTGTTTGGCTATTCTGCGAAGACTGCCGACCCAGAAAAAGATGTTCAAATTGACGTATGGGAAAATCAAGGGATTCGTACACGATATTACAATACGGATGTTCATCGAGGGGCATTTTGTCTTCCGAATTATATTAAGGAGTTGTTGTAA
- a CDS encoding MIP/aquaporin family protein, with amino-acid sequence MRKYCAEFIGTFVLVFLGTGTVAIANTGETAIGYLGIGLAFGLAVTIMACAVGGVSGGNFNPAVSLAMMLNKRLEVKDGIFYIIAQFLGAIAASGVLSIFIHALGLPKDGFGQTDFPNITAGQAFLFEAIITFLFVFVILMVTSKKYGHAGLAPIAIGLALAFLIIVALNLTGGSLNPARSFGPAIFAGGSALAHYWVYLLAPLVGSAIASFAAKFMGSEED; translated from the coding sequence ATGAGAAAATATTGCGCAGAATTTATTGGCACGTTTGTTCTGGTGTTTTTAGGAACAGGTACAGTGGCAATTGCTAACACAGGGGAGACGGCTATTGGCTATCTTGGTATCGGTTTAGCATTTGGTCTAGCTGTTACGATTATGGCGTGTGCTGTAGGTGGGGTGTCTGGAGGGAATTTTAATCCAGCGGTTTCTTTAGCCATGATGTTGAATAAACGATTAGAAGTAAAAGATGGTATTTTTTATATTATTGCTCAATTTTTAGGTGCAATTGCAGCATCTGGTGTTTTATCAATTTTCATTCATGCATTGGGTTTACCAAAAGATGGTTTTGGACAAACTGATTTCCCCAATATTACGGCTGGACAAGCGTTTTTATTTGAAGCAATCATTACATTCTTATTCGTATTTGTCATTTTAATGGTCACAAGTAAAAAATATGGCCATGCTGGTCTAGCACCAATTGCGATTGGTTTAGCATTAGCTTTCCTAATCATTGTAGCTTTAAACTTAACTGGTGGTTCATTAAACCCTGCTCGTAGCTTTGGTCCTGCAATCTTTGCGGGTGGTTCAGCATTAGCACACTACTGGGTATACTTATTAGCACCACTTGTTGGTTCAGCAATTGCTTCTTTTGCAGCAAAATTCATGGGTAGCGAAGAAGATTAA
- a CDS encoding HAD family hydrolase yields MQALFFDVDDTLYDQFVPFKRAIEEQLDFREAELEELYLEFRKVSDAYFHLSESGEISMEDMRVLRIQRACQQFKHELSREKALAFQTDYVRFQGEIELREEMKEALQFCQQENILIGVITNGPTAHQWRKVHQLALTEWISEEHIFISAQVGIAKPDVRLFRHVEQKLGIEPKQAIYVGDSYTNDIVGAKDAGWQAIWLNYRNHLATEAISRQDYLLEGNQPVTPLLKKLFLN; encoded by the coding sequence ATGCAGGCATTGTTTTTTGATGTGGATGATACGTTGTACGATCAATTCGTTCCTTTTAAGCGAGCGATTGAAGAACAATTGGACTTCCGAGAGGCAGAATTAGAGGAGTTGTATTTGGAATTTCGTAAGGTGAGCGATGCGTATTTCCATTTGTCTGAAAGTGGCGAAATATCAATGGAAGATATGCGTGTTTTAAGAATTCAGCGAGCTTGTCAGCAATTTAAACATGAGCTTTCTCGAGAAAAGGCGTTAGCTTTTCAAACTGATTATGTCCGTTTTCAAGGGGAAATTGAGTTGCGAGAAGAGATGAAAGAGGCATTGCAATTTTGTCAGCAAGAAAATATTCTAATTGGCGTCATTACAAATGGTCCAACGGCGCATCAATGGCGTAAAGTGCATCAATTGGCACTCACAGAATGGATTTCTGAAGAGCATATTTTCATTTCAGCACAAGTAGGGATTGCTAAGCCGGATGTGCGATTATTTCGTCATGTGGAACAAAAGCTAGGCATCGAACCCAAGCAGGCTATCTATGTGGGTGATTCGTACACCAATGATATTGTTGGTGCCAAAGATGCTGGTTGGCAAGCGATTTGGTTAAACTATCGCAACCATCTAGCTACAGAAGCTATTTCTCGACAAGATTATTTGTTAGAAGGAAATCAACCCGTGACACCGTTACTCAAAAAATTATTTTTGAACTAA
- the nspC gene encoding carboxynorspermidine decarboxylase translates to MEPVIHWNVATVQTPAFVVEEQLLRNNLERLKQVKEATGCKILLAQKAFSMYYFYPLLADYLDGTTASGIYEARLGFEEFGGETHVFSPAYRPKEFTEVLPLCNHVVFNSLSQWQHFKKEALASGKSLGLRINPECSTQDGHAIYDPCAPGSRLGILASELTAADLVGIDGLHFHTLCEQNSDDLVTTLQAVEEKFGHYLPQMKWLNFGGGHHITRKDYDIETLIEVIHHIQDTYQVTVYLEPGEAVALNAGYLVAQVLDITQNHGITNAILDTSATCHMPDVLEMPYRPFVIGSGEAQEKQYTYRFGGPTCLAGDIIGDYSFDTPLTIGSKVIFCDMAIYSMVKTNTFNGMPLASILAVDSNQRITTVKEFGYETFKDRLS, encoded by the coding sequence ATGGAACCAGTCATTCATTGGAATGTCGCAACTGTTCAGACACCAGCATTTGTTGTAGAAGAACAGTTGTTGCGTAACAATTTAGAACGTCTCAAGCAGGTAAAAGAGGCAACAGGTTGTAAAATTTTACTCGCACAAAAAGCTTTTTCAATGTATTACTTCTATCCATTGTTAGCTGATTATCTTGATGGTACAACAGCAAGTGGGATTTATGAAGCTCGCTTAGGTTTTGAAGAGTTTGGTGGGGAGACGCATGTTTTCTCACCAGCGTATCGACCAAAGGAGTTTACTGAGGTATTACCCTTGTGTAATCATGTTGTCTTTAATTCGTTAAGTCAATGGCAGCATTTTAAAAAAGAGGCCTTAGCAAGTGGGAAATCATTAGGATTACGAATTAATCCAGAATGTTCTACCCAAGATGGTCATGCAATTTATGATCCGTGTGCGCCGGGTTCTCGTTTAGGGATTTTAGCAAGCGAGTTAACTGCTGCTGATTTAGTTGGGATTGATGGGTTGCATTTTCATACCTTGTGTGAGCAAAACTCGGACGATTTAGTCACCACACTACAAGCAGTAGAAGAAAAGTTTGGTCATTATTTACCACAAATGAAATGGCTTAATTTTGGCGGAGGACATCACATCACTCGTAAAGACTACGATATTGAGACTTTAATTGAAGTTATTCACCATATCCAAGACACCTACCAAGTAACGGTTTATCTAGAACCAGGCGAAGCAGTAGCGTTAAATGCTGGCTATTTAGTCGCTCAAGTGTTGGATATTACTCAAAATCACGGGATTACGAATGCGATTTTAGATACCTCAGCAACTTGTCATATGCCTGATGTATTAGAAATGCCGTATCGTCCATTTGTAATCGGGAGTGGCGAAGCGCAAGAAAAACAGTATACGTATCGTTTTGGCGGACCAACTTGCTTAGCTGGTGATATCATTGGTGATTATTCTTTTGATACGCCATTAACAATTGGTTCAAAAGTAATTTTTTGCGATATGGCGATTTATTCGATGGTTAAAACGAATACGTTTAATGGAATGCCTTTAGCAAGTATATTGGCAGTAGATAGTAATCAGCGTATAACTACAGTCAAAGAATTTGGTTACGAAACATTTAAAGACCGTCTTTCTTAA
- a CDS encoding saccharopine dehydrogenase family protein yields the protein MAKALIIGAGGVAGVTVHKCVQNSEVFEEICIASRTKQKCDDLKAKLDGQGCKISTAQVDANNVAELVALINEFQPDIVINLALPYQDLTIMDACLETKTHYLDTANYEPEDTAKFEYKWQWEYREKFEKAGITAILGSGFDPGVTGVFSAYAQKHYFDEINYIDILDCNAGDHGYPFATNFNPEINIREVSANGSYWENGDWVETAPMEIKKAYDFPEVGPKDMYLLHHEELESLALNIKGIKRIRFFMTFGESYLTHLKCLENVGMTSIEPIMYEGKEIIPLQFLKAVLPDPASLGPRTKGKTNIGCIYRGKKDGKDVNYYVYNVCDHEACYAEVGSQAVSYTTGVPAMIGAMLVVNGEWNKPGVHNVEELNPDPFMDALNTWGLPWVEDFNPTLVSE from the coding sequence ATGGCAAAAGCATTAATTATTGGCGCAGGCGGCGTCGCAGGGGTAACCGTTCATAAATGTGTTCAAAATAGTGAAGTATTTGAAGAAATTTGTATTGCATCAAGAACCAAACAAAAATGTGATGATTTAAAAGCGAAATTAGATGGTCAAGGTTGTAAAATTTCAACAGCACAAGTCGATGCTAACAATGTGGCCGAATTGGTTGCGTTAATCAATGAGTTTCAGCCGGATATCGTGATTAACTTGGCGTTACCTTACCAAGATTTAACGATTATGGATGCTTGTTTAGAAACGAAAACTCATTATTTAGATACTGCCAACTATGAACCAGAAGATACAGCGAAGTTTGAATATAAATGGCAATGGGAATACCGTGAAAAGTTTGAAAAAGCTGGAATTACAGCTATTTTAGGTTCAGGATTTGATCCAGGTGTAACAGGTGTCTTTTCTGCGTATGCCCAAAAACATTACTTCGATGAAATCAACTATATTGATATTTTAGACTGTAATGCCGGAGATCACGGTTATCCGTTTGCCACAAACTTTAACCCAGAAATCAATATCCGCGAAGTTTCAGCTAATGGTAGCTATTGGGAAAATGGAGATTGGGTCGAAACAGCACCAATGGAAATCAAAAAGGCTTATGATTTTCCAGAAGTCGGTCCTAAAGACATGTATTTATTGCATCATGAAGAATTAGAGTCTTTAGCATTAAACATTAAAGGCATTAAACGGATTCGTTTCTTTATGACATTTGGGGAAAGTTATCTAACTCATTTAAAATGTTTAGAAAATGTTGGGATGACATCCATTGAGCCAATTATGTATGAAGGTAAGGAAATTATTCCATTGCAATTTTTAAAAGCTGTTTTACCCGATCCTGCATCTTTAGGTCCACGCACGAAAGGAAAAACGAACATCGGATGTATCTACCGCGGTAAAAAAGATGGAAAAGATGTCAATTATTACGTATATAATGTTTGCGATCATGAAGCATGTTATGCAGAAGTGGGCTCGCAAGCCGTTTCTTATACAACAGGTGTGCCAGCAATGATTGGTGCCATGCTTGTTGTCAATGGGGAGTGGAATAAACCTGGTGTGCATAATGTTGAAGAATTGAATCCAGATCCATTTATGGACGCTTTGAATACTTGGGGTTTACCATGGGTAGAAGATTTTAATCCAACATTGGTGAGCGAATAA
- a CDS encoding MutH/Sau3AI family endonuclease, with amino-acid sequence MQSLYNTKEKVHNRGCEAVGKPISELVEEMDMKISGKKSQVGDAWESWFGVEKNNIAGADLPEAGVELKATGIRETKNGKSAKERLVLNIINYIEEFDKTFETSSFWKKNRYMELGFYGYEKEKSWLDWHILQSVLFTYPKKDLLIIKQDWEKIHGYITSGRAHELSEGLTMYLGACSKGANKNSLRNQREELNAPKAMQRAYSLKSSYMTYLLREYIFGEKEDSNIRVTPFSAGEIFEIQEDYHIQESIVKDTSILENESLEQYILKCLNRYSGKTIIYLAELFGIQKNSNGNFPKSINAMLASRMLGIYGNLEKTEEFFKANISLKTIRVSLNGTIKESMSFPAFKFKELASENWEESTLRDTMDASKFLFIVFKEQVKDNYVFKGAKFWTMPEKDLDTIVQDAWQDTVNTLNSGVELTYQGNSVKNNFIKKSDKRIIHVRPHASVSSYLAGDTVNADQLPVAARWKNKPEAYADDWMTKQCFWLNNDYILSQISDLL; translated from the coding sequence ATGCAGTCACTCTACAATACAAAAGAAAAAGTTCATAATCGTGGTTGTGAAGCAGTAGGTAAACCAATTTCAGAATTAGTTGAAGAAATGGATATGAAAATATCTGGAAAAAAATCACAAGTTGGCGATGCATGGGAGTCATGGTTTGGTGTAGAAAAGAATAATATAGCAGGAGCTGATTTACCAGAAGCAGGTGTAGAATTAAAAGCAACTGGAATACGAGAAACAAAAAACGGGAAGTCAGCAAAAGAAAGACTAGTATTAAATATTATTAATTACATCGAAGAATTTGACAAAACATTCGAAACTAGTTCATTTTGGAAAAAAAATCGTTATATGGAATTAGGATTTTATGGATATGAAAAAGAAAAGTCATGGCTTGATTGGCATATTTTACAGTCTGTTTTATTTACTTATCCAAAAAAAGATTTATTAATCATTAAACAAGACTGGGAAAAAATTCATGGTTATATTACTTCTGGAAGAGCTCATGAATTATCTGAAGGTTTAACAATGTATCTAGGTGCTTGTTCGAAAGGGGCAAATAAGAATTCTTTACGAAATCAACGAGAAGAATTGAACGCACCTAAAGCGATGCAGCGTGCGTATTCATTAAAAAGTAGCTATATGACTTATCTTCTTAGAGAATATATTTTTGGAGAAAAGGAAGACTCCAATATTCGTGTAACCCCCTTTTCAGCAGGTGAAATCTTTGAAATACAAGAAGACTATCATATACAAGAAAGCATCGTAAAAGATACAAGTATTTTAGAAAATGAATCGTTAGAACAATACATTTTAAAATGTTTGAATCGTTATAGTGGGAAGACCATTATATACTTAGCGGAATTATTCGGTATTCAAAAAAATAGTAATGGAAATTTTCCTAAGAGTATCAATGCCATGCTAGCAAGTAGAATGTTAGGAATTTATGGTAATTTAGAAAAAACAGAGGAATTTTTTAAAGCCAATATTTCTCTAAAGACCATTCGTGTAAGTTTAAATGGAACTATTAAAGAAAGTATGAGTTTTCCAGCCTTTAAATTTAAAGAATTAGCATCTGAAAATTGGGAAGAGTCTACTCTGAGAGATACAATGGATGCGTCTAAATTTTTATTTATTGTGTTTAAAGAACAAGTTAAAGATAATTATGTATTTAAAGGAGCAAAATTTTGGACGATGCCAGAAAAGGATTTAGATACAATTGTACAAGATGCGTGGCAAGACACAGTAAATACTTTGAATAGCGGAGTAGAGTTAACTTATCAAGGAAATTCAGTTAAAAATAATTTTATAAAAAAAAGCGATAAACGTATTATACATGTACGTCCGCATGCTAGCGTATCTTCTTATTTAGCGGGGGATACAGTCAATGCAGATCAATTACCTGTTGCAGCAAGATGGAAAAATAAACCAGAAGCATATGCGGATGATTGGATGACGAAACAATGTTTTTGGTTAAATAACGATTATATTCTTTCACAAATTTCAGATTTATTATAA
- a CDS encoding nucleotide pyrophosphohydrolase, whose amino-acid sequence MSLKPTIDQINQFRDERNWRPFHNAKDLAISISIEAAELLEDFQWVSADEGVEKNLANIKEEIADVLIYTLMLSDNLGLDVEEIIQEKLEKNAIKYPIDKI is encoded by the coding sequence ATGTCCCTAAAACCAACTATCGACCAAATCAATCAATTCCGTGATGAGCGGAATTGGCGACCATTTCATAATGCAAAGGATTTAGCAATTTCAATTTCGATTGAAGCAGCAGAACTGTTGGAAGACTTTCAATGGGTGTCAGCAGATGAAGGTGTTGAAAAGAATTTAGCGAATATTAAAGAAGAAATTGCGGATGTATTGATTTATACATTGATGTTATCAGATAATCTTGGTCTTGATGTTGAAGAGATTATTCAAGAAAAGTTAGAGAAAAATGCGATTAAATACCCAATCGATAAAATTTAA
- the speB gene encoding agmatinase: MKANIETFIGCEASFEEAQTVLFGAPFDSTTSFRPGTRFASRAIRGDSFGLETYSPYQDKDLEDIAVFDSGDLELSFGRVDLALAGIKEHTATILAADKRPFMIGGEHLVTLGAFEAVLAKYPDVHVIQLDAHTDLRQEYLGAELSHATVLRRIWDLVGDNRIFQFGIRSGERAEFQFASEHTHLQKFNFEGLEEVVAQLKGQPIYLTLDLDVLDPSAFPGTGTPEAGGVSFETLLAGLLTISELNIVGLDVNELSPQYDLSGASTALACKIIRELLLAIH, encoded by the coding sequence ATGAAAGCAAATATTGAAACATTTATTGGATGTGAGGCATCTTTTGAAGAAGCCCAAACAGTATTATTTGGTGCGCCGTTTGATTCGACGACTTCTTTTCGTCCCGGAACACGTTTTGCAAGTAGAGCCATTCGTGGGGATTCCTTTGGTTTAGAAACCTATAGTCCGTACCAAGACAAAGATTTAGAAGACATTGCTGTATTTGATTCCGGTGATTTGGAATTATCATTTGGACGTGTCGATTTAGCTTTAGCGGGAATTAAAGAGCATACGGCCACAATTTTAGCGGCAGATAAGCGCCCGTTTATGATTGGGGGCGAGCATTTAGTGACCTTAGGTGCTTTCGAGGCAGTATTAGCAAAATACCCAGATGTACACGTCATTCAATTGGATGCGCACACTGATTTGCGTCAAGAATATTTAGGAGCAGAACTATCACATGCGACTGTTCTGCGTCGTATTTGGGATCTTGTTGGTGATAACCGAATTTTTCAATTTGGCATTCGTTCAGGAGAACGTGCCGAGTTTCAATTTGCAAGTGAACATACGCATTTACAAAAATTCAATTTTGAAGGGTTAGAAGAAGTGGTGGCACAATTAAAAGGCCAACCCATTTATTTGACCTTAGATTTAGATGTATTAGACCCATCTGCTTTTCCAGGAACAGGTACGCCTGAAGCTGGTGGAGTTAGCTTTGAAACGTTATTAGCAGGATTGTTAACTATTTCAGAATTAAACATTGTGGGATTAGATGTCAATGAACTATCCCCACAATATGACTTAAGCGGCGCATCGACAGCGTTAGCATGCAAAATTATCCGCGAGTTATTACTTGCAATTCATTAG
- the dcm gene encoding DNA (cytosine-5-)-methyltransferase produces MKVLELFAGVGGFRVGLENSNPDLFITKWANQWEPSRKSQDAFEVYDYHFPNSENINISIEDITDEQFKEMDADIIVGGFPCQDYSVARSKKNEMGIQGKKGVLFWQIIRATQIIEPKYLILENVDRLLKSPSKQRGRDFAIMLASFNELGYSVEWRVINAAEYGRSQRRRRVFFFVYKNDTPFAKKMDYQFEEKQPENFFDEESLYDEYIFKEGLFARQFPITNTPYKSRHAFYELPSDIVAISDNFTGTVWNTGIMRHGRYFTIDTVPLGNEKPITLGEILQAEETIDEKYYLNDKAKLEKFNYLRGPKKIERTSIDGHTYVFSEGGMSPYDDLSLPGRTMLTSEGSVNRSTHFLKINGRYRLLTPIEAERLQDFPDDWTRWKKLKSGEIVEVTDRMRMFFMGNALVTKIVERIGDELQKIQ; encoded by the coding sequence ATGAAAGTTTTGGAACTTTTCGCTGGAGTCGGTGGCTTTAGAGTCGGCTTAGAAAATTCTAATCCAGACCTATTCATAACAAAATGGGCTAATCAATGGGAACCATCTCGCAAATCGCAAGATGCGTTTGAAGTCTACGATTACCATTTTCCTAATAGTGAGAATATAAACATAAGTATTGAAGACATTACCGATGAACAGTTTAAAGAAATGGATGCAGATATTATTGTAGGCGGTTTTCCTTGCCAAGATTACTCTGTCGCTCGTAGTAAAAAAAATGAAATGGGCATTCAAGGAAAAAAAGGTGTATTATTTTGGCAAATCATTCGTGCTACTCAAATTATTGAGCCTAAATATCTTATTTTAGAAAATGTTGACCGTTTATTAAAATCGCCGTCTAAACAACGTGGACGTGATTTTGCTATTATGTTAGCTTCATTTAATGAATTAGGTTATTCAGTGGAATGGCGTGTAATAAATGCGGCTGAATATGGAAGAAGTCAACGTCGCCGCCGTGTATTTTTCTTTGTATATAAAAATGATACTCCTTTTGCTAAAAAAATGGATTATCAATTTGAAGAAAAACAACCTGAAAATTTCTTTGATGAAGAATCATTATACGATGAATATATTTTTAAAGAAGGATTATTTGCACGCCAATTTCCAATTACAAATACACCATATAAATCTAGACATGCTTTTTATGAATTACCTAGCGATATTGTCGCAATTTCAGATAATTTTACAGGTACGGTATGGAATACTGGAATTATGCGTCATGGACGCTATTTTACTATCGATACGGTTCCATTAGGTAATGAAAAACCTATTACTTTAGGTGAAATTTTACAAGCTGAAGAAACTATCGATGAAAAATATTATTTAAATGATAAAGCTAAGCTAGAAAAATTCAACTATCTAAGAGGCCCTAAAAAGATTGAGCGTACTTCTATAGATGGACACACATATGTTTTTTCTGAAGGTGGAATGTCTCCATATGATGATTTATCTTTACCCGGTAGAACGATGTTAACCTCGGAGGGCTCTGTGAATCGCTCTACCCACTTTCTAAAAATCAATGGGCGTTACAGGTTGTTAACACCTATTGAAGCAGAACGTTTACAAGATTTTCCAGATGATTGGACCCGATGGAAAAAGCTGAAAAGTGGAGAGATAGTAGAAGTTACTGACAGAATGCGTATGTTTTTTATGGGGAATGCTTTAGTTACTAAAATTGTCGAACGTATCGGTGATGAATTACAAAAAATACAGTGA
- a CDS encoding peptidase U32 family protein, producing the protein MIELIATVESTEQAKELLPIVDTIFFGEEMFGLRLPHTFSREEQKELVELAHQAGKQAMVAVNGLMHPEKMKMIPEYLAFLHEIQVDKISVGDVGVIYVLNKHPEWQLPFVYDGETLVTSARQINFWAKRGANGAVLAREVPFDEMKALVQTVEVPVEVLVYGATCIHQSKRPLLQNYYHFTQQNEDISKARGLFLSEPKKDYTHYSIYEDSHGTHIFASNDVCLMREVADLHALGYQTWKLDGIFCSGQNFVEIARLFNQARQAILANEWTPTLADDLYKKVQSLHPENRELDTGFYYIEPSKIK; encoded by the coding sequence ATGATTGAATTAATCGCAACTGTTGAGTCAACAGAACAAGCCAAAGAATTGTTACCAATCGTTGATACGATTTTCTTTGGAGAAGAAATGTTTGGGTTACGTTTACCCCATACGTTTTCAAGAGAAGAGCAAAAAGAATTAGTCGAACTTGCTCATCAAGCAGGCAAGCAAGCGATGGTCGCCGTAAACGGGTTGATGCATCCTGAAAAAATGAAAATGATTCCTGAATATTTAGCTTTTTTACATGAGATTCAAGTGGATAAGATTTCTGTTGGAGATGTAGGAGTTATTTATGTCTTGAACAAACATCCCGAATGGCAATTACCCTTTGTGTATGATGGTGAAACGCTAGTTACGAGTGCGCGTCAAATTAATTTTTGGGCAAAACGAGGAGCAAATGGTGCTGTTTTAGCACGTGAAGTTCCGTTTGATGAAATGAAAGCATTGGTTCAAACGGTGGAAGTACCTGTAGAAGTGTTAGTATACGGCGCGACATGCATTCATCAATCAAAACGTCCATTATTGCAAAATTACTATCATTTTACGCAACAAAATGAAGATATTAGTAAAGCGCGCGGATTATTTTTATCTGAACCGAAAAAAGATTATACTCATTATTCTATTTATGAAGATAGTCATGGCACACACATTTTTGCAAGTAATGATGTTTGTTTAATGAGGGAAGTAGCGGATTTGCATGCACTAGGATATCAAACCTGGAAGCTAGATGGTATATTTTGTAGCGGCCAAAACTTTGTGGAAATTGCTCGCTTGTTTAATCAAGCACGCCAAGCAATTTTAGCAAATGAATGGACACCAACATTGGCGGATGATTTGTACAAAAAAGTACAAAGTCTACATCCTGAAAATCGTGAGTTAGATACAGGCTTTTATTATATTGAGCCAAGTAAAATTAAATAA